The Thamnophis elegans isolate rThaEle1 chromosome Z, rThaEle1.pri, whole genome shotgun sequence DNA window tggagtagggagtgaatggagattttacagttttattcctctgccatgcccatcaagctacgcccacagaaccggtagtaaaaaaaaatgaatcccatcactgatattAATCAAAAAGGACGACAGTGTCAAACTCTATGGCATCCTATACatcagggagggaatggagattttgtagtatacttcccctgccacaccaccaagccacacccaccaagccttgcccacagaaccagtagtaaaagaaattgaatcctaccactgcttttCTGTAAAAGAGCAGCTGTATTAGTTTCCACATGAATCAGAGTCTTCATTGACATTTCTACTGAAAGCTCAAATGCCTTTAGGGAAGCCATCTAATGATCTTGGTGGAGTAGGGGAGGCTATCTAGTGTGCTCATATAAGTGTGCTGGATTCAGCCAAAGAAGGCTGTTGTATGAGAGGAATGAGGTATTTATGTAGGAAAATAAGCAGGCAGaacagaaatgtttctttaaccCTTTCATAAATGTAGATTCCTCTCTGAAATTACATATTTCCAGTCCTGGGATCTCATTGCAGGGAAAAACtagatataaaatataacaaattaagatataagatataaaaaTTGTGGAAAGGAATGGCGTTCATAATAGGAAATTTATTCTGCCTTGAAAATACACCTCTTGCTATTGTGCATTGTCTGAAAACATACAGTTTTGCTTCATAATGTGCATTTTCTCTCTGAAAAGATATgaaagttatatatttttttggTCCTATGTAGAATGTGAAAGATTTCCTGTGTGATCAGACGTAGGATTTTTGTCAGAAAGGAAATCTAGCCAGAACAAACATTAGCTACATGAAAAATTGACTGTTCTTAATTCCCACCCACTATCATTTAAAATACTTACCCACAACCCACAGAGGGATTCTGTGGAGTTTACTTATTTCCGTTTAATGTATTTAGCAACTAGAGATTTCTTGCTGTatcagcatttttaaaatgtaaaaaatctgatttgctaacaaaatatttttaactatTAGAGGTTCTCTAGATTTGTTCCTTCCAGTGCAGGTAACATAGCAGAAGATAACAATACTATAGAGACTAGAAAAGCAAAAATTAAGAACCCTGTTTTTCAGCAGCCCTAATGATAAACAATAGACTTTCTAAAAGTGGAATATGGAGGAAAACCACATGCGAAAATTTTAAATCACCCAGAACAAATGCTTCACTGTACATATCAAATCAAGTTAAATATAATCCTTACGTGGTTATCAAATTCATTCTTAATTTTCAAAATATGCTACAGCAGGCAGCAAAATGAACAAGATTTCTTGAAATTGTACCAGTTTGGCCTGTTTTggacgaactggtagtaaaaatcggGGCTAGCTCTGCCTGCCCACCTGTATTTGGGCCGATTGTGGCTTTTGTGCAGGACCGTACggtgcctgtgcgacgctccgctgagcagctggagcatcgtggagacTTCATGGAGTGTTACAGGCAGTAAGTATGCTTGGGCATGCTGcacgtgtgcatgtggtggatgcacAACCCCGTTGTACCATATTGGTTGcactgggatctggaacccaccactgatctgacaGGAGGGTCGGAGGAGCGGGCTTCCTTGCTGGGCctgaggagggggaaaacggaGCTGTTGCCTGAGAACAACAGCAACCCCTGGCTACCTCTGGATGTGGACTGATGCTGCAAGAGGTCAGGAAAGAAGCTGATCTTGGGAGAGACAAGAGAGCTGATACGGTGAGAGAGGAGGCAGGCTGGCTTGAATGTGGGCAACCAGTTTGTGCCACAAGGGCAAGCTAGGGAAGGAGAGGGGCCGGAGAAAGAAAGGAGCCTCCCACGTGTTGCAGAGGGAAGCCAGTCTTCACCCACATGATAAAGCAGCCTCCACCACCAAGGGCAAGCATCCTCTTGTCTCTGCTATTacatgcctcctttctttctctggccTCTCTCATTCCTTAGCTTGCTCTCCAGGAGCTGGACAACAATGTGAAGACAAAGCACTTTTTGGCAGCAAAAAGAAAGAGCTGCCATCGCTGCCATCTTCACACATATGCATGCTTTAGACTTGCAAGTCCAAGGCATGCTCATATACATGCAAGAAGATGGCGGCAGAAAGCCTACTTAACTAGGGCGTCCACAGAGGCTGAGAAGTGAGCCAGGCAGTGCGCCACGTGCATGCCACAAGACACCTGCAGGAGCCAATCGGAAAGAAGCTTCAACGACGTCTGCCAGAAAATGATTGTGAGGGCCGGTTGAATGCCTGCCCCCCCAATTTCCAGGACCTTCCACTCGCACCTGCAGGCCTGTCATTCCCCACTGCCTTTGGAGGCAACAGAGGCAAGCATTCCTCTCGGTGGGCGGCCATACTTGCTGACTCTGGGCCCGAAGCCTCACAATGCCCCCACCCAGCCAAGCACGGCTCACCTGTGCTTGGAGGGATGTGGTGGCACCAGCAGTATCCTTGGTGATAGGCAGGTAGTTGTGGGTGTTCCTCCAGCCCGGGTACAGCCTGAGCCACATGGGCCGTTCCGGGAGCCCCAAAGCTTTGTCTCAAAGGCATGCACCCGGCTGGAGGAGGCGCCGCTGCAactgacgtgagtgacatcaagttggccacacccactcagtcacatgcccccctagccacacccactggAGGGGACAATATATTTGTCTAGTATCCAGCCAAGAGTTAGGATTTACACCTATCCAACCTCTCTGTGGGTTTGTTTGTAAAAAAGGGGAAATATCccctcttgtctccctcaggatCTAAAAACTCACCTCATCAACAATGGTCTCATTGTCTATAAAGTCTGCAAAGGCAACAGTAGGTGTCCATGGGTCATTCTGATTATAGATGCTGGTACTGCAaggttcttcctcctttctcctggtGACAGCCAGTTTGTACCTAAGAAGCAGAATTGCAATAACAGAAACAAAGTATTGTTGAGCTGGATATTTCATCACTTTTGTAGGCATGAAATAAGTTTCCCTAATGGTTATAGaaagggatgcgatggctcagtggctaagacactgaacttgctgatcacaaaggtcggcagtttgccagtttgaatccctagtgcggcataatggagtgaggtcctgttacttgttacatgtaaaaatgcaagtagaaaaatagaaaaccacctttggtgggaaggtagcagcattccgtgcaccttcgacatttagtcatgctggccacatgaccacggagacatctttggacagcgctgggtcttcagctttgaaatggagatgaacaccgccccctagagtcgggaatgagtagcacagatgtgtgaggggaacctttacctttacctttaatgcttATGGGCAATAGTAGTTCCAAAGACTATGGATACTCTACAAAAATTggcaaatggtcattaaatggtcTGAATATGTGCCTTATCTGAATAGGTGCCTTTCCACAGTTGCTCACAATGTAACACATGTAcaaataatccttgacttatgaccattcatttaatgaccattcaaaattatatgggtgctgaaaaatatgatttataGCCAGACTttgcatttacaactgttgcagcacctACCCAACCCAAcagtcagatgatcaaaattcagacactcagCAGCTGGCAATCATTTTAACGACTGCAATGCCTCAGGGTCacttgattgccatttgcaatctttccagGGTTCTTCTGAGAAGCTGGGTTTGCTGAATGACTGTAGGATTAATTTAATGAGTTAcaaaaaggatgtaaaatgggacatgattcacttaatgactacatagcttagtgacagaaatctagtcctaattgtggtcataagtcaagctcCCCTTATAGCAATAAACATATTACTAAAACTATTgtacaggtagtacttgacttacgactttttgtttaatgacagttcaaagttacaatgacttaCGACCTGTcctcaaagagccgaggtggcgcggtggttaaatgcagcactgcaggctacttcagctgactgctagatcagcagttcagcggttcaaatctcaccggctcagggttgactcagccttccatccttccgaggtgggtaaaatgaggacccggattgttgttgggggcaatatgctgactctgtaaaccgcttagagagggctgaaagccctatgaagcggtatataagtctactgctattgctattgctataacagttGCACTACTACTTCAGTCACGTGATTGCAACCTTCCTAGCCGATTtccaacaatcaaagtcaatgggggaaactagGTTTATTTAAAGACACTTAATGATAAATGAATTGTGTGATTCACTTAGTAAttgaatgattcacttaataattgtgatAAAACTGATGCTGCACATTGAATTCACTTACTGACCACATaatttagcaactgaaattctggtTCCATTTGTGGTTTTGTAAAACTGTAACAAAATTACCCTAGTGCCAAGATAAAATAAATGTGTCAGTCCATAAAACACTGAATAAAATTATACAAATAAATGGATTCAatccaacaatttaaaattaagttGAAGACAAAAGCAGAACaaagatatgaaagaaaaaacaCGTCACACACTGGCACATGGTTTTCCATTTTACAAAGGAGTACAAGACGGTGTATCTCAAGCTTGATGAGTGGGCTTCAGTTCCCACAATTGAAATCCATCCATCTTCATgttgccaaatttaaaaaaaaacctctagatACTATTATTTAATTAATCTAATCTTAATGCCCAacaattctttttccattaagACTTTTCAAGGACCCTCAgttcattatttatatattaattacaCTTGTAAACTGTCAATTCTCTCAATTGGTGGTTTATAATATAGCCATTAAAgcaataaatatagataaatatagattatATTTGAACAATTATAGCTCTATAGTAATAAAACAATAAGTAACTATTGGCACTAACCCAACAATCCTGTGACATAAACTCCCAAAGAACCTATGGGACTGCTTTGTCTTGGCAGCTGTATAAAAGGATGCTGGGGGGTTCCTTACAGTTGCCAAGTtggaaaaacactgccctagagcaaTTTATAGCTATCCTAGGCTTCAACTCTGCATAGAAAGGGATTAAATAATCATCATCTAGAACACTCTGTTGCTGCTCTGTAGCACAGCTTCTCAATaaccttccctaaaaagggaACACTGGCAATGTTTTGGTTATTGTTTAATGTAACCAAATTTAAAGAAAGCCTCTTCTGAAAATACTGCATCAGCTTGTTGAAAGCATTCAGCATAGCTAGACTGAATAAATCTAGTGGTCAAGTCCCTCCTTAACCATGATGGCTGGCTGAGTAACTATGAGCCAGCCACACTCTTCCAGCCCAAGTCACTTCACAGAATTGCTGTTGTgggcaaaataggaggaggaagaagtattaggaATGTTCACCACCTATATTTATTAAAGTAATGaagacaggatacaaataaataaattttaaaaatagtatctTTTCCCCTGACAGGCTTGTTTATTGGGCCCAAGTGGTTATAACTTTATCCTTTGACATTTAGAGCCTGCCTGAGGAACTGCTCTTCCTGTCAGACACCTCCTCAGACCTTAAAATCTGTAGGAGAAGCCTattcaaattaattaataaatgaaagCATTGGATTTTGGTGCTTAGAAAAGGACTGCTTACCTGCCCCAACTGATAGCTCTCTCCATTGGATCCTCCTCTGGGAGATGATCCCCAGCATAGCTGATCATCTGGATTAGGTAGCCACGCTTATGGCCCCACTTGTTTGTACTGTTTGCTGCAAAATATATGTATCTTGGCATCTTATCATTATGGCGGAAGGCAGCCTTATCTTCGGTATCCAAGACCTTTTTCACCAGCTTCATTCTCCGAATCTTATGGTTTGGATTCCAGGGAGTATTCACTGTCTCAAAAGTCATATCATTGGCAACCAAAGAATTTTTTATACCTATTgatagaaagaaaagggaaaagaaaacaagaggCAGAGATGTGGGATTTTTCTCATCTACCCAAATCACAATACAATCATGCTTCAATAACCAATTATTTTTGCCTTGTTCTCATGTTTCCTTCAGCCCATCTCCAGTCCATAGCTGAGACAGTTTCCTCCTTATCCTAACACATTTCCCTCCCAGTATATTGACAATTTAGGAAATGATGCGCTCAGGAATTGTGTTATGTCCAGTTTCTATAAACCACAGTACTTTAGGCTGCTGTAAACATCGCTCCTTTCCTCCAGTTGCTGAATGCTTTCCAATTTTGGCTTGGGATGCATAATGAAGGGACACCTGAATTCCACAGAGGCATCAGCCCACATAAAAGTCATCCAAAGCTTTCCGTATCACTTGCAAGGTCTTTTGTGGTTTCCTTATCAACATAGCTGTAGTGCTCTTTTGAAAGCTGCATGTCACCATTTggatgattatatatatatatatatatatatatatatatatatatatatatatatatatatatatatatatatatatatacacacacacacacacacatatatatacatatatacatatatacatacacatacatacatacacacacacacatatatatgtccaAAAGATATATAAACCCAAaagccccaaacccagcctgaaggtggcgagtgagacctcgctgaaatgttgccaagacaatctcaatctcacataggaaaagacccgaatacaataagaccagcatacctacacccgtgaaaatctatgaaaagacagagacagagacagagacagacagacagacatatatagaTATTTATAGATATTGATATTGACAATAGGGTTTTATGTGACCATTTTTTTTAGAGTTTAGTGTTTcagtacatttttattattttaggaaACTTGAACATAAACCTtagaatcccaaaggtgctttttcaagaagaggcaattgctttttcttttgaagacttttagcttctcatccaagatgtttcTTCAACTCTAATGTTcaacctttggaacaaccatgacctggatggctgagaatctccatagacattggccTTAGAACTTACCACTCCTAATGCTCATTCTGTTTCATGGGGCTGCAGTTCCTATAACTGCTTATGTGATATACCATGGTTATTTATCCTGTCCTGGTGGGGGAGTGATGCCATTTATTTACTGTAGTCTAACTTTGATAGCATTATGCACTGTGGTGACAAATGCTGTTATATATGGTCACAGTAGCGCTTTCTGTACGGCCATTAACTATATTTGAATACTGCCAGAATTGGATTCTTTTCTCAATTGCTGCTAACACTTCCTTCCATTCCTTGAAATACAAATACTTctcatttagcaaccggttcATAGAATAACTATTTGCAGGTATGACTAATCCTCGCATTTACAACCTTTTCAGTTCAGTAAAGCAAGGGAAAATCTTCATAATTAACTGTTGCTTCTTTTGTGCTTCACTTACCAACTTCAGCCAGGCTATTTTTGAATATACTTTCAGTGCTGTTTCAGAAAACTAAATACATTGATATGGTACAGACATAGAGGAGGAAGTGCACCAAGCATCTTTTGCCTAAGCAACTTCAACTGATTATACCCCCTTCAGTGAGGTTAGCACCACTCCACTCTGGACAAAAAGGAAAGCATTTGGTAGTGGTTGCCCCTGCAATGGGTGAGTTTAGTAGAAAGAGAAATGATGCCCAGGGAGTACCTTAATTACTTTCCTGGAATTGACTTACATGATGTAAGTAAAAACAGTACCATTGGCCAGTCTCTGTTGGTAGAATAGAAATCAGCAATAGGAGCACAATTAATGTCAACACACTTTGCTCCTAGTTCAAGGACTAGTATAGCAAACAGAACTTTAATGTGGTTGTGTGGAAGAGCCCTGAGTCTTGAGCTGTTACTTGTGGAGATATTTCAATCACAAAGAAATCTTCTCATATAGGGTTTATCAAAATCAATACAGCTAATCCTCAGTTAGCAACTACCTTGGTTAGTGCCCGTTTGAAAATAAAACTGTAATAAatgataattaaaataatttatttttcagccAATGTATGCATTTCGGACTAAATTTTGGATACTTGACAACAAAAGACTTCAGTGTGAGACTGATGAAGTTCTAGTCAGTTTCAGGCAGCTGTCTGGAGGAATTTAATCAACTAATTTAAGGTCATACAGCTGAGTTTGTTCAACTTGCAGTTGTTAACATTTTTTAGAGTTATGCGGCTCTGTGGAAAAAAGTGGCTCAGGAAGAGATTGCTTGTTTAAGCAATCCCTCATTCATGTGAGGGGGCAAAAAAGGGGGAAGCACTGGGTCACAGAACACCATTGGATAGAAATGACACTGCAGCAACCAATAATCTTCTACTTCATTTTTCTTAACAATTAAATTACTGCAACAGATTTCAATCGATAAACAAAAAGAGGTATATATGGAttcagttacaaaaaaaaaaaaaaaaaactcagggtAAGTACAGGTAGTCATAGATTAATAATGGTAATTGGGACTGGTTATTCTATCAGCAAATAACATAGTTGCAAAGGATGACATCATGTGATTTTGCCAACTTACAATGGAAATTCCGGCACTTCCGGCTGCCttcattaagcaaatcctgtGCGGTCATTAAGTGTGATATCACACAATTGCCATTTCTGATCTCTTGCCAGCTTCTGTACTGACTTTCCTTGTTGGAAGCCTATAGTGAAGGTCACCAATGATGATGTCATGAATACGGAATGCTATATCATACTTGCAAGCTATTACCAAGGGCCAAATTGTAATCACATAACTGTTGGGATGCTGTGATAGTCACAATTATAAGAACCAGACATAAGTCCCATTATTCagcatcgtaactttgaacagttgttaattTTCTTAAACTATCTGTACCATCATGGGCAACAAAGTAACTAGCATTACTGAATTTTTACAGGCCAGGTATTATCTacctatttattaaatgtatatgccactcgATTTGGGCAAGTTTGAAACTTATGCAGTCTGTAtaagtctttatttatttatttatttatttatttatttatttatttatttatttatttatttaatctatctatctatttatttatctatctatttatttatactaAACTCAGAAATTCATCACAATTTGGATGTTGGATTAGGGAATATAGCCATCAGACATATACttaatatgtatatatacagATAGTTATCAATTTATAACCACAATggagccaaaaatttctgttgctatgcaagacagttgttaagtgaattttacccaatgttatgacttttcttactacttttgttaagtgaattactgcagttgttaaatgaatctaccTTGCCTATTCACTTTGCCTatcaggttgcaaaagatgattacatgacctaaatacatgccagttgccaaacattcatattttgatcatatgatcacagGGATGATGCAACCGCCATGTGAAAAACAaacatatgtcacttttttcagtgctattgtaactttgaacagtcattaaacaaatgtttgtatATTTAAGTACAAAAACTGCAGCTGAGTATATATTTCAACAGTTTAATCAAAGGGGCACGGAAAAACAAATCagaatgaaaacaatatataTGGTTATTCATTTCATAATTGTACTATatgctgcagtggcacagtggttagagtgcagtactgcaggctactgctgactgccagctgactgcaatttggcagttcaaatctggttcattcagccttccatctttccgaggtgcgtaaaatgaggacccaagttgttggaggcaatatgctgactctgtaaacagcttagagagggctgcaaagcatgcaaagtggtgtataagtctaagtgctattgctatatatttacATTACTAATTCTCATTACACTATTTCTGATGCCTCTAAAATCTTTTCTCTACAGATGCTCATAATGCATACAAGCAAACTGTGGAAAGTATGCAAAGATATAGTGATAATAACAAATGGGTGGTTTTAAAAAGGAGCTTTCAGGCTTATATAAAACAAGGCTGAAAATGGTTACCAGAGATAATGGCTAATTGgctatatattactatcatcactAGGCTATAACCATTTACAGCCTTATTATCTATAAGATCAGAGAAAGTTAAAATACTAGTAGAATATAGCATTATTATGCTATATTATAATAGTTGTACTACTTATTAaactaaaaaaatcaaaatatttttcaatgcattttacaactttctattaatgtcaaTTTTTGTTCATTGACACCCTACAAATAATTTTTAATCTTGATATAAATTTGTTTTCTCATCTTTAAAGATTCCGTTTATCTTGATctttactatattaacattttTCAGTTTCTTCTGTATAAATATCACAGAACTCAGTTATTTTCTATAATGTATTTTAGTGTTTCAGTTTAATGTACCCAAATTATATTAGTATTTCACAATACAGTAAAGCAATTAACTTGTAAAAATAGTTATAGTGGTGCTATAATCTATTGCTTTGGTACTAAAGAATTATTAAAGAAAATTAATGTTTCTATATGCAAGTTGTGGAACAGGGGGAGGAAGGAATTCTTATTGCATAAATATCCTGCTTCAAGGTTTTACCAGATGTTAGACTAGATTAACCTTGATCTGGACCAGCAAAGTTCTTATATTTCCAAATCACTCCCTGGAGAACAACTATGGCATGACTAACAGTGATCTGAATCACTGGCATAAATCATAGAAAACATCTGTGTTTTATAAAAATTGTGGGTTTTTAAGCATAGCTGAAGGCACAAACTGAATTGCCTCTCTAGGCTTTACAGCCACGAAAATGGTAGATATGTGTATATGATTATAAAATGTTGGAATATGTGTAAACACCCAAATACACTAAATCCAGGACTGACACAACAAAGTTTATATATACTTAAATTGAGAAACTTCTCTAACTTGTTACCTAATCCTAACTGCTCTTTCCCTAAGGACTTTAGAAAGCTGAACCTAATAAATTGTAAATGATTGCTTATCATTGACATTCCTATTCTTGTAGTAACTGATCAGTGCAAGATAAGAAtttggggaagagggggggggaggatacaTGCATGCAGGCATTCATTACATATATTTAAACTTTAGGATTAAAGAACAAGTATGGACTATGTGCGCTTATACAGTACAAGATTGTATATTAGTGTGAGTAGGCAAGAGGCTAGAAAAAACTAATCATATAGGATTtagaaattcaaattattttcattCAGCCTAAATAGTTTGATTTATTTTGATATTAATGAATGATGGAACTAGTGTGGTTTAGTGATTAAAATGTTGAACTAGAGATGAATAAGCTTAAGATAAGTTCACCTCAAATTATGAAAACCTACCTCACAGGACTGGGTTTTTGGGGTAGGGAGGAGGGAAATGGAGGAAGAGGCTCTATGCATAGAGCCTTCAGCTCTTGAACAaacaaagttatgacagactgaagctgaaagaatgagatacaggtagtcctggacttacaacaggcTATTTGTATATCCCATTTCTTGTTTAgggactgtttgaaattacaatggcactgaaacaaatgacttatgaccatttttcacacatatgactgtGCGtcgtatccccatgatcacatgatcaaaggtcagccgcttggcaactgactcatatttgggCCGTTTCCAGTGTTCCAGGGTcccatgatcaccttttgcgaccttcttttaagcaaagtcaatggggaagccagattcacttaacaactatattgctaacttaacaactgccatgattcaattaacaacggcagcaagaaaggttgtaaaatggggcacaacttattaacaattgccttgcttagcaatgcaaattttgagctcaattgaagagggaggaaggagggagaaaaagagaggggggagggagggaggaaagaaaatgttttcattgTTCAAATGGTGCCCTCTTCAGGTGCAGAGTTACTTTGCTCTAGAAATTGAGTTGCAAACTTTTAATTTGGAGGTTcagtaggaaatattgaaatattaaataattctgCAGCTCATCAATATTAACTATCTGACCAAGTCTGGTCCCTGATTCTACTAACCATCAAATCACTCTTTGGCTTTTCCATAAGAAACCCAAATTGAGATAGATACAATAAGAAGAAGCAGTAGGGCATAGAGTTGCCAACAGCAGCAGAAAATAGTGCAAAACTGCAACAATCAAAATTATTTAAGACTCCCAAGGACTTACCTCCAACATCTAAATCAACTCTGTAGTTGATGACATGAGTATGGATTGTACCAAGTGTGTGATCCGCAACTCTATTACCATAATCCAGCCCATCACTATGGAGGAAAGATGAGATTATGTATCCAGTTGCTTGGACTTTGCTTTCAATGGCACCATTtggatgaaaaataaaattccagACATAGTCATAGTTACCAATGGTAACTATAAAACGCATTACTAGTGCAGAGCTAGCGAGTCCCCCATAATAGACagactgaaaattggaaaaatgacgTCGGAAAGGGGTCCCTGTATTCTGCTCAAACACACAGATTGAGTTCTTGTGTACCTCTGGCTTGAGGTTTTCAATTAAATAAACAGCATCAAGGTAAGTGGCAGAGTAAGGACAATCAACTCCACGAACTAATGAATGTGCAAATCTTCCCATTCCAAAACTTGCATCCATGTATCGGGTTAACATTCCACCAGGACTATTAGAGCCATAGATAGAAATGGCATCCTGCACACTAAGTTCATATACAATTCTTTGATCCTTGAATCGGATATCATAGAGATGGAGTCCTCTATGTACACCCATCCGAAAGGCAAAACTCCAGGTTGAGGTAGTTACTTGGTTGTTTCTCACATTGTAGTGAGGCCCAAAGGACTCATGATAGAAGGATCCAGATCTTAGAGGGGGTGTCCTTGGATGAAGTGAGGAAAAGCCCCCATCAGAAGAAACCGGCTTAACTTTTGTTACAATCACCCTCTTGGCTTTGAATTCTTCTTCCAGTTCTGCAAAACTGTTAAAATATTGGCCATTATAAAATACTTTTGGAACTTTCCAATCAGAGACATTCAAACTGCTGTGGTCAACAAGCACCTCTAGTCCCAATGGATGCAAGAAAAAGCCTTTTACATTCTGAAACAAGGTAATCCAGGAATAGCGACCCCCAGACTGAAACCCCCCAGGTAATGCAAGGATACCTTCAAAATTGCTTCCATTATGTCCAAATACTTGATCCATAAAAGTGGGTGCCTCTATAAATTTCTTCTCCACTAGGAATGTTTCAATATCTCCAAATTCACTTAGTATTAGAGTCCTGCCATGATAGgatattttctttccatatttttgcaCCGTCACATCCCAATGATAAGCGGGCACTGGAAGTGGCCCTACAACATACTCAGTGACATTTGGTTCTAGTTGATTTCCAAAATACACCACAGCCAATGCTTGTCGAGGAGGGCGTGGTCCATCATGATCAAGGAATTTCAACACCTCTTCTTTGCGGGGGATATTGACATCAACATAATGAATAAAATTATTGGAAGATACAGCCTGAGAAGCATCTACCAAGGGTAACCTTAGTTGCAGATATTTCACCACCTGCACCATCTCTTCTGCTGACAGGGCAGCAAATATCATATTCTTGTTCTTCTTACTTCTATCCAAGGAAATAGGTGACTTAGCACCACAATGACTAGACTTCTCCTTCCTGGTCACCAACACACATACCAAAGCAAAAATCGTAACCAAAGCAA harbors:
- the LOC116522479 gene encoding membrane primary amine oxidase-like, with amino-acid sequence MNPKALLVLLILALVTIFALVCVLVTRKEKSSHCGAKSPISLDRSKKNKNMIFAALSAEEMVQVVKYLQLRLPLVDASQAVSSNNFIHYVDVNIPRKEEVLKFLDHDGPRPPRQALAVVYFGNQLEPNVTEYVVGPLPVPAYHWDVTVQKYGKKISYHGRTLILSEFGDIETFLVEKKFIEAPTFMDQVFGHNGSNFEGILALPGGFQSGGRYSWITLFQNVKGFFLHPLGLEVLVDHSSLNVSDWKVPKVFYNGQYFNSFAELEEEFKAKRVIVTKVKPVSSDGGFSSLHPRTPPLRSGSFYHESFGPHYNVRNNQVTTSTWSFAFRMGVHRGLHLYDIRFKDQRIVYELSVQDAISIYGSNSPGGMLTRYMDASFGMGRFAHSLVRGVDCPYSATYLDAVYLIENLKPEVHKNSICVFEQNTGTPFRRHFSNFQSVYYGGLASSALVMRFIVTIGNYDYVWNFIFHPNGAIESKVQATGYIISSFLHSDGLDYGNRVADHTLGTIHTHVINYRVDLDVGGIKNSLVANDMTFETVNTPWNPNHKIRRMKLVKKVLDTEDKAAFRHNDKMPRYIYFAANSTNKWGHKRGYLIQMISYAGDHLPEEDPMERAISWGRYKLAVTRRKEEEPCSTSIYNQNDPWTPTVAFADFIDNETIVDEDLVAWITTGFLHIPHAEDIPNTVTLANAVGFLLRPYNYFDNDPSIDSPDSVFFTDKDDFNSCEINHIACLPKTAACVPNLPPFTYEGFQNLSIL